The following are encoded in a window of Armatimonas rosea genomic DNA:
- a CDS encoding prepilin-type N-terminal cleavage/methylation domain-containing protein, which translates to MSYQTKSLGKTRRAFTLIELLVVIAIIAILAAILFPVFAQARAAARQISCLSNVKQVGLGAMMYSQDYDETYPRMDNNGACLYGENPCARPDWDNMTLAPGATRAEQIANSKIGFFGVIQPYLKNYKIGECPEIGPTKWQQAVAGGYGITWGTYAKDVEEVYQSMVGQMAISINVINWGVNISGHPNGKLSAIARPAETLLFVGESAWGWDGSQTNGIGNGGVWPAGPTGSPCGSGDGWTWYRHKGESANYFGGRSDPSVNPNKRGFANVGFCDGHAKSMKYNTLEGCSYDASRNAYYYQYWNPQF; encoded by the coding sequence ATGTCTTATCAAACCAAGAGCCTGGGCAAAACGCGCCGGGCATTTACACTTATCGAGCTCCTCGTCGTGATCGCGATCATCGCGATTCTTGCGGCGATTCTCTTCCCCGTCTTTGCCCAGGCACGCGCCGCGGCACGTCAGATCTCCTGCCTCTCCAACGTCAAGCAGGTGGGTCTGGGTGCCATGATGTACTCCCAGGACTACGACGAGACCTATCCGCGCATGGATAACAACGGCGCTTGCCTCTACGGCGAGAACCCCTGCGCCCGCCCGGACTGGGACAACATGACCCTGGCACCCGGCGCCACCCGCGCCGAGCAGATCGCCAACTCCAAGATCGGCTTCTTCGGCGTGATTCAGCCCTACCTGAAGAACTACAAGATCGGGGAGTGCCCTGAGATCGGACCTACCAAGTGGCAGCAGGCTGTCGCCGGTGGCTACGGAATCACCTGGGGCACCTACGCCAAGGATGTGGAAGAGGTCTACCAGTCCATGGTTGGTCAGATGGCGATCTCCATCAATGTCATCAACTGGGGAGTCAATATCTCCGGCCACCCCAATGGCAAGCTCTCCGCAATCGCCCGCCCCGCGGAGACCCTCCTCTTCGTCGGTGAGAGCGCTTGGGGCTGGGACGGTTCCCAGACCAATGGGATCGGCAACGGCGGTGTCTGGCCTGCAGGCCCCACGGGAAGCCCCTGTGGCTCGGGTGACGGCTGGACCTGGTACCGCCACAAGGGTGAGAGCGCCAACTACTTCGGCGGTCGGTCTGATCCCAGTGTCAACCCCAACAAGCGTGGCTTTGCGAATGTCGGCTTCTGCGATGGCCATGCCAAGAGCATGAAGTACAACACCCTCGAGGGCTGCTCCTACGATGCAAGCCGCAACGCGTACTACTACCAGTACTGGAACCCCCAATTCTAA
- a CDS encoding DUF2500 family protein, with protein MSTELIVIAVLGGSLALWAAQALRLWSLNRHQTEYTEPATIIEKALVHEPGSGWDPDQRHVLVFALADGSHRNFAVSESLYKEVHAGQSGQLHTRGSWFCGFERESS; from the coding sequence ATGTCCACAGAGCTTATCGTTATCGCGGTTCTGGGGGGCAGCCTAGCGCTCTGGGCGGCGCAGGCCCTGCGCCTCTGGTCTCTCAACCGCCACCAAACCGAGTACACCGAGCCCGCCACGATTATCGAGAAAGCCCTGGTCCACGAGCCGGGGAGTGGCTGGGACCCCGACCAGCGCCACGTGCTGGTCTTCGCCCTCGCCGATGGCTCCCACCGTAACTTCGCGGTGTCGGAGAGCCTCTACAAGGAAGTCCATGCGGGCCAGTCGGGGCAGCTCCACACGCGCGGCTCCTGGTTCTGCGGCTTTGAGCGAGAGAGCAGCT